One Prunus dulcis chromosome 8, ALMONDv2, whole genome shotgun sequence DNA window includes the following coding sequences:
- the LOC117636487 gene encoding cyclin-H1-1-like, which produces MAEFQTSTHRAKWIFKPEELVGKYKAANQRAIQTLEKYGATLMEVDVDGTISYPEPQVIAKDNADKHSRPKPISIEEEQFMRVFYENKLQEVCKNFHFPHKVQATALIYFKRFYLQWSVMQNHPKNIMLTCIYAACKIEENHVSAEELGKGISQDHQMILNNEMIVYQSLEFDLIVYAPYRSIEGFIDDMGEFCGINDDRLQILQLLHAAKMEVDKIMLTDAPLLFPPGQLALAALRSANQVHKVVDFERYLRSILSRQSSEHTVSELVEFLNAIDSWARKYKFPSDKDLKHINRKLKSCWGLSSHDESKKRDKKSKHKSKRSSNEVQPVPSHTEMYALYV; this is translated from the exons ATGGCCGAATTCCAGACCTCGACTCACCGAGCCAAGTGGATCTTCAAGCCTGAAGAACTG GTCGGTAAATACAAGGCTGCTAATCAAAGAGCAATACAAACATTGGAGAAG TATGGAGCAACACTAATGGAAGTAGATGTTGATGGCACAATATCATACCCTGAACCTCAAGTTATTGCAAAAGATAATG CTGACAAGCATTCTCGTCCAAAACCCATTAGCATTGAAGAGGAGCAGTTTATGCGagtattttatgaaaataaactTCAAGAAGTGTGCaaaaactttcacttccctCATAAAGTTCAG GCAACAGCTcttatatatttcaaaaggTTTTATCTACAATGGTCGGTGATGCAAAATCATCCAAAAAATATAAT GTTAACCTGTATATATGCAGCTTGTAAAATAGAAGAAAACCACGTATCAGCAGAGGAGCTTGGTAAGGGGATCTCACAGGATCATCAAATGATACTCAATAATGAGATGATAGTTTATCAG AGTTTGGAATTTGATCTTATTGTTTATGCACCATATCGCTCAATTGAAGGTTTTATCGATGATATGGGG GAATTCTGTGGAATAAACGATGATCGACTCCAAATTCTGCAG TTGCTTCATGCTGCAAAGATGGAAGTGGATAAAATCATGCTTACGGATGCCCCACTTCTATTCCCTCCTGGGCAG TTGGCATTGGCTGCTTTGCGTAGTGCAAATCAGGTGCACAAAGTTGTAGACTTTGAG AGATACCTGAGGAGCATTCTCTCTCGTCAGAGTTCTGAACATACCGTTTCAGAGCTAGTTGAATTCCTTAATGCAATAGATTCTTGG GCAAGAAAATACAAGTTTCCTTCAGACAAGGATCTCAAGCACATCAACCGAAAACTGAAATCTTGTTGGGGTCTTAGTTCACATGACGA AAGTAAGAAGCGGGATAAGAAATCGAAGCACAAGTCGAAGAGGAGCTCAAATGAAGTGCAACCTGTACCTTCTCATACTGAAATGTATGCCCTTTATGTATAA
- the LOC117638586 gene encoding disease resistance-like protein DSC1, with product MDYRLEKGDDIGPALREAIEKSKIAVVIFSEDYASSTWCLKELTHILGCKERYGQIVIPIFYGIDPSHVRKQGSNGLAGRQLKKRFKDSRDEVVNWRAALKEAANMSGFHYSRKTGTEADFVEEVVRDVLTKLNRESSSDSRGLVGIEKKIEFIESLLWLDSPGVCCVGIWGMGGIGKTTLADAVFHRLSSEFEASCFLTNVRENSEERDGIYHLRNKLLCEILKEKDLNIQTPSIPPIIRRRLSCTKALIVLDDVSASSQLEVLVGDHDRFRNGSVIIITARDRGLLEEKVDRIYEVEGLRFNEALQLFHWHAFKNKSPTMDYTELSKEVAKYVKGIPLALKVMGSSFLRCKSKQDWEDQWNKLKRFPSEGIKKVLRLSYDGLEENEKEIFLDIACFHKGDNMNDVKVLLDSRGFCGEVGIKVLIDRSLISISKRNSIEMHDLVQEMGRAIVRKQCIEEPGRRSRLFSAEDVYQILTNNQITATVPAISFNWSKIEKLNLNHANFEKMCQLRWLRVGHSKFSERSTVMDSLDLPNSLSYLHWHEYPLKSLPSKFSPVNLVELHLPSSQVGAQLWTEEQNLINLKVISLCCSFHLTEVPNLSRSLKIERIDLGCCLSLVEIPSYFQDLDNLTYLGLGQCINIKTLPEMPRNVKFLDLSDTSIKELPSSVWSHKKISDFNISYCRDLEKLPSSSCNLNVSGTFSLHGCQSLCEFSELPRYTRVLDLSETAIKVLPSSIECLFGLTEINLSSCKSLVSLPTNICKLKSLERLNLSFCSKFQYFPEVLEPMEHLKLLILSCTSIKELPSSIGNLIRLQGLDLHECKKLEVVPNVIYNLSTLNFLNFDGCSKLKKLPPVSVDSVGLLSLEDLYLRKCSILEIPDGLVCLTSLRGLNMRETKIKSIPASIKQAAQLSRLRLIDCKSVESLPELPPFLQRLEAQGCTSLKTVSSSSSTALAQRWDEYIFFPGRHEIHNFSSCPKLDQNSRSNIMANAQLSIMRMATASSKYKEEQIELASHYFEDLDDSYNDTDSDDKFDREDMIQEYFGRSSVFITCSGYEIPNWFSHQSEGSSIKIELRPDWFSTDFLGFALSLVIALNTEDAKCEMEFGCRYNFKTSNGESNEINHSLYNPCSHGSTLEDSHEVLVWWYDIFEVAEGAQRPTAFYKLVTEASFEFYYIQEFNSEEDEVFEEFCSDYKVEKCGICPLYARDVEIIKQRICSSSG from the exons ATGGATTACAGACTGGAGAAAGGAGACGACATTGGACCTGCCCTTCGGGAAGCAATCGAGAAATCGAAGATTGCAGTAGTCATTTTCTCAGAAGACTATGCTTCTTCCACATGGTGTTTGAAAGAACTTACGCATATACTAGGATGCAAGGAAAGATATGGACAGATTGTTATACCCATTTTTTATGGCATAGATCCATCACATGTACGAAAACAGGGAAGTAATGGACTTGCAGGTCGTCAACTTAAGAAACGTTTTAAAGACAGTAGGGATGAGGTGGTCAACTGGAGGGCTGCTTTGAAGGAAGCAGCCAATATGTCTGGGTTTCATTATTCAAGGAAAACAGG GACAGAAGCCGATTTTGTTGAGGAAGTTGTCCGAGATgttttgaccaaattgaatcGTGAATCGTCAAGTGATTCAAGGGGTCTGGTTggaattgaaaagaaaattgagttCATAGAGTCGTTATTATGGTTAGATTCACCAGGTGTTTGCTGTGTAGGTATTTGGGGCATGGGCGGTATTGGCAAGACCACCCTTGCTGATGCTGTATTTCACCGACTCTCTTCTGAATTTGAAGCTTCGTGTTTTCTTACAAATGTGAGGGAGAACTCagaagaaagagatggaaTATACCACTTGCGTAATAAACTTCTTTGTGAGAtattaaaggaaaaagatcTAAATATCCAAACTCCGTCTATACCGCCTATTATTCGACGTAGGCTCAGTTGTACGAAGGCGCTCATTGTTCTTGATGATGTGAGTGCTTCAAGCCAACTAGAAGTTCTTGTTGGTGACCATGATCGGTTTCGCAACGGAAGTGTAATCATTATAACTGCTAGAGACAGGGGCCTACTTGAGGAAAAAGTTGATAGGATATACGAGGTTGAGGGATTAAGATTCAATGAAGCTCTTCAGCTCTTCCATTGGCATGCATTCAAAAATAAGTCTCCAACAATGGATTATACCGAGTTGTCAAAAGAGGTGGCAAAATATGTTAAAGGCATTCCATTAGCTCTTAAAGTTATGGGGTCCTCATTCCTTCGTTGTAAGAGCAAACAAGATTGGGAAGATCAATGGAACAAATTGAAACGATTTCCAAGCGAAGGAATCAAAAAAGTGTTGAGACTAAGTTACGACGGattagaagaaaatgagaaggaGATATTTCTTGATATAGCATGTTTTCATAAAGGCGATAACATGAATGATGTAAAAGTGTTACTAGATAGTCGTGGTTTCTGTGGGGAAGTCGGAATCAAAGTTCTCATTGATAGGTCTCTCATATCAATTTCAAAACGCAATTCCATAGAGATGCATGATTTGGTGCAAGAAATGGGTAGGGCAATTGTTCGCAAACAATGTATTGAAGAACCCGGAAGACGCAGTAGGTTGTTCAGTGCAGAGGATGTCTATCAAATATTGACAAATAACCAG ATAACTGCAACTGTTCCAGCCATATCCTTTAACTGGTCTAAGATTGAAAAGCTAAACTTGAATCATGCAAACTTCGAAAAGATGTGTCAACTGAGATGGCTACGTGTCGGGCATTCTAAGTTTTCCGAGAGGAGCACAGTAATGGATTCTCTTGATCTTCCCAATTCTCTTAGTTATCTTCACTGGCACGAATATCCTTTGAAATCTTTGCCATCAAAATTTTCTCCTGTAAATCTTGTTGAGCTTCATCTGCCGTCCAGCCAAGTTGGGGCGCAACTTTGGACTGAAGAACAG AATCTTATCAACTTAAAAGTGATCAGTCTTTGTTGCTCCTTTCATCTAACTGAAGTTCCAAATCTCTCTCGGAGTCTAAAAATTGAGCGTATAGATCTGGGTTGCTGTTTAAGTTTGGTTGAAATTCCTTCGTACTTTCAAGATCTTGACAATCTTACTTATCTTGGACTTGGGCAATGCATAAATATCAAGACTCTTCCAGAGATGCCACGCAATGTTAAATTCTTAGATTTATCTGATACATCAATAAAGGAATTGCCTTCATCAGTTTGGtctcacaaaaaaatttctgactTTAATATTAGTTACTGTAGAGACCTTGAGAAGCTTCCAAGCAGCAGTTGTAACCTGAATGTCTCCGGTACTTTTAGTCTACACGGCTGCCAATCTCTTTGCGAGTTTTCAGAGCTTCCCAGGTATACAAGAGTGCTAGATTTGAGTGAGACAGCAATAAAAGTATTGCCCTCATCAATCGAGTGCCTCTTTGGTCTCACTGAAATTAATCTGTCCTCTTGCAAAAGCCTTGTGAGTCTGCCAACAAACATTTGCAAGTTGAAATCTCTTGAGAGACTTAATCTCAGTTTTTGCTCTAAATTTCAGTACTTCCCAGAAGTCTTGGAGCCTATGGAACATCTGAAGCTTCTTATTTTATCATGTACATCAATTAAGGAGCTACCCTCATCGATTGGAAACCTAATTAGGCTTCAAGGATTAGATCTCCATGAGTGTAAGAAGCTTGAGGTTGTCCCGAACGTCATCTACAATTTAAGCACTcttaattttctcaattttgatGGCTGTTcgaaattgaagaaattgcCTCCCGTCTCAGTAGACTCAGTCGGATTGCTTTCTTTGGAAGATCTATACCTCAGGAAGTGCAGTATACTAGAAATCCCTGATGGCCTCGTTTGCTTAACCTCATTACGAGGGTTAAATATGAGAGAGACCAAAATTAAGAGCATACCTGCAAGCATCAAACAAGCTGCTCAGCTGTCTCGCCTACGCCTAATCGATTGCAAGAGCGTAGAATCTTTACCAGAGCTTCCCCCATTTCTGCAACGTCTTGAAGCACAAGGTTGCACGTCACTGAAGACAGTCTCATCAAGTTCAAGCACTGCACTCGCACAACGTTGGGacgaatatatattttttccagggCGTCATGAGATACATAATTTTTCTAGTTGCCCAAAGTTGGATCAGAATTCACGAAGCAATATAATGGCTAATGCACAGCTCAGTATTATGCGAATGGCAACTGCATCTTCAAAGTATaaagaagaacaaattgaATTAGCGTCACATTATTTTGAAGATTTAGATGATTCCTATAATGATACTGATTCAGATGATAAATTTGATCGAGAGGATATGATTCAG GAATATTTTGGCAGATCTTCAGTTTTCATTACATGTTCGGGGTATGAAATTCCAAATTGGTTCAGCCATCAAAGTGAGGGATCTTCAATAAAGATTGAGCTTCGTCCTGATTGGTTTAGCACAGATTTCTTGGGTTTCGCTCTATCTCTTGTTATTGCATTGAACACCGAAGATGCTAAATGCGAAATGGAGTTTGGGTGCAGGTACAACTTCAAAACAAGTAATGGTGAAAGCAATGAAATCAACCATTCTTTGTATAATCCGTGTTCGCATGGAAGCACTTTAGAAGATTCCCATGAGGTGCTTGTGTGGTGGTATGACATCTTTGAAGTTGCAGAGGGTGCTCAAAGACCCACTGCGTTTTACAAACTTGTTACTGAGGCCTCTTTTGAATTCTACTACATACAAGAGTTTAACtctgaagaagatgaggttTTCGAAGAATTCTGTTCAGATTACAAGGTGGAAAAGTGTGGGATTTGTCCGTTGTATGCCCGAGATGTTGAGATTATTAAGCAAAGaatttgtagctcaagtggttag